The Plasmodium falciparum 3D7 genome assembly, chromosome: 5 DNA window TATAAgcctataaaaaaaataaaataaataaaatataataaattgaataattaatatacacacaataatatatatatatatatatatatatatatatttttttttttttttttttttttgcgaGTGAGAATATCCACTATTtccatatatacatttatctatgtatacaataaattattttttaaactaatattttataacacatatatatatatatttttatatatatatgttcacaAACTTACAACTATCTTTTTTAAACTGTCCATTTGTTCTTTCTCTTCTTACGACAGTAcattaaaaagtaaaaataaaaaaaaaaaaatcgatggggactttttttttatatattatatacttataatggaagagaaaaaagaaaaataaaataaagaacttataaaataatcttattatatatcatttattaaaatacatttttatatctcATTATTTCAGTCTCCAacaataaacatatatataaatatatatatatatatatatatattatttttttatgttgtacataatattttttaaaattattttatacaacaatatatttaaatatcccataatataaaaggaactttttatatattattattaatactcatattaacaaaaagaaaaaaaaaaaaaaaaaaaataatcacttttacaaaattaatgtattcatttttattagataattataaaattataccaTTAAAAAGTTGATGCTTGTATAGAATTTAATAAACTGGTTGAGATtaagaaaacaaaatgataaaaaaaaaaaatatatatacatacatatatatatatatatatatatatatatatatatatatagtatagtCGTAAATAACTAGTTTagcttttttatttataaaaaacataatcATATGTTAAacaatatatgaataaatagtAACCTATAGTTTatcaaataattaaaaaaatatataatatatatatatatataataatatatatattagtttacataaaaacaatagtaaatatatatatatatatgtcgtaagtataaattatacatataatttcaaacaaccaaataaaaataatattgtttataaaatatacattatatataatattattatatatatatatatatatatatttttttttttttttttttaaagttccttattgtgtatattattcacatttatgtttttttttttttttgcaaaaatttttaatcatataaaataaacctAACGaaatattatagaaaaaaaaaaaaaaaaaaaaaataattataattgaaCTCTGAtctatataaatgtttaaaatatgtaattttttgttttctctccctatattatttatataataaagacgaaaataaaaataatagacttacatattttcttttatactaattagataatacatatgagtatgtatttatataattagtTATGTCAATGTTAATATCAATGTTAATGTCAATGTTAATGTCAATTTTAATTTCAATGTTAATGTCAATTTTAATTTCAATGTTAACGTCAATGTTAATGTCAATGTTAACGTCAATGTCAATGTTCATGTCTCGTCTTTTAAtcataaaatgaatattatatatatatatatatatatatatatcgaaTAATTCCATAAAACCCTTTGTTATCTTCCTATTGTTAGAAAATATTCCAAAATAGttcataaaaaagaaaaaaaatcaagAAGATATTtcaatatagataatatatatatatatatatatatatatatgttcgaTGTAACAAAaggtacattttttttatatctcaaataaaaaaagaaaaaaagaaaaaaaacattttatatttatgatatgatgtaatattatttttaaagatcattataattttgcaCTTTATTATacttcaatttttttttgataaagcTAATGTATAAACCTAATTCTACAAATAACACAACCTTAAGTTTATTACTCTATAACGATATAATCCAATATTGGATAtggttttttttaaaagatgaaaaagaaaataaaaatgattcaGTACATTTAACATCACAACAATCTTTAGATTTACATAATGTAAAACTTTATAATAACACATTTTGCGGACTAGCCAAATTTGATAATTATTCCTGTCCCTATTTTTATCCTAATATACgtataagaaataataataaaaaggaatattCGGGTATATTTACCAAACGAGAGTTAACAGGATATGGACAAATACAATCCAaacatttcatatataaaggatatatatatagggggaaaaaaaataaagtgggaaaaaatatttttaggaataaaaataattcaaaattaatatataaggGGTCctggaaaaataataaaagacaTGGATATGGTAAAATAAAActatacaataataataataataatgatcataatgatcataatgatcataataatgataataattataataattataataataattattattattacaagaagaagaaaaaaatttatttatataaaggatattttaaaaataatcaaagATATTTTTACGGTATTCAATATTATAAGGATGGTTCATATTATGTTGGTTtctggaaaaaaaataaaaaatggggATATGGAAAAATGACCtggatacaaaaaaaaaaatcccaAATAAATTATAGTAATTCTGATGATAAGAAGATAAAAGACattcaaaataatgaaatgagTTACATCAATAATAAGGTGTAtagtattaaaaatgaagacaacactttatataataagaaaagatgttctttttttgttcatagtATTTATGTTGGACAATggaaaaatgataaagagGAAGGATATGGGAAATTTTTCTggtttaaaaaaagaaaaaaagatataaataaaaatagaattGAACCATTTGacgaaaatataaatacatatgattataaagatgatacatatagaaataataatagtatatatCACAATGGATCTTATGATAGTTATGAAGGATACTGGAAAAAAGGGAAACGTTTTGGATAcggtatatttaattattataatggtaagaaatatataggtatatggaaaaataataaaaaacatgGATATggatatttaataaatgtcaataatattattaatctatgtttttataaacaaaataaattaatatatgaattcgcaataaataaaatatatgaactaaataatttatatacaaatacatTATGTAATGTAATTAatctttcatattttaaaaactattataatataaaaaataaaaagttggAAAATttgtacaaaataatatatgaaaatttctCTTttcttattcatatatataacttttataaaattaaaaacactATGAACATAAAtagtaatacatataatcaatatattaaaaaaaaacgttATTCGAAGAATAATAAGGTTTATCATAATTCTTTtacattattaaatttatggaatatgttttataaatcGCATATATTTGATGTTCAATTTTCACGACATTCTCTAAATAATCTAGTCATAGATCAGTTATCCGGTGTTGATGAGGGGCGggagaattatttttttcaacaaAATGAGGACGCTACGgaaaatttttgttttttatttaatgaaaaagattttattaaaaaattgtttACATCGTTTGATTATTTGCCAAATATTTCAACgaataaaaatgaacatgAAGGTGAGCACAAAGGTGAACACAAAAATGAGCACAAAGGTGAGCACAAAGGTGAGCACAAAGGTGAGCACAAAGGTGAGCACAAAGGTGAGCACAAAggtgaacaaaaaaatgaacaaaaaaatgaacacaaaggtgaacaaaaaaatgaacaaaaaaatgaacacaaaggtgaacaaaaaaatgaacgtGGAAGTAAAAGATTAATACATAAAGACAATATAAGTATCATGAATACTCccaataattttattattcataataatacttCACAAAAAAGTATAACATATGATACTTATAATCATAAGACAGATTTATGTTCATGTAATaacaaaatacaaaatatatattcaagaAACTACTTATCTTGTCtttatcaatattttatttttaatatggatttatgtttattaaaagattgcacaaatttttatatttatcattttaaaCATTCCTTTTATAAACAAGCaaattacattttattaaaaaatatacttttttttattgtaaaatataataatgtacaaaaagaaaatattcattttttatattacgtTTTGTGTAGTATGCTGATTACGACTATTCCTTTATTATATCCTTTTATggatatattatgtaaatatgaaaagaataagaaaaaattcaaagataataatatatataaatttttatatcttcatatgtattatagacaatatgatagtaataataataataataataataataataatgcacaatttatgttatatatgaaaaaaattacagactatctttttttaagaaaatattttatacatgatgaaaaaagaataatcaCTTTTCATTCGTTCATCCTCACACTTGTTCATATAGATATAAGAATTGGATATCATAAAATGTGTGAACATAAAAGTTTATATTACTTGATTCAGTTCTTAAAAGAACATGTACCATGgggaaaatataaagaaaatgataaacaagatataatacaacaaattaaaaccaaaaaatattttgattcTTATACctatagatatattaaaaaaataaataataataacaataataataataataaaaataataaaacaagttatcattataaagaaaaagaaatagatggaataacatatataattaatgtaaagaaaaaaaaaaataataaaaataaacgaaatataataaaaaagaaaaatcctACAAAATTTGtgaaaaataacaaaattaataatattcctATGTGGAATCATTTCTTTcctatatattatcataataccatattatataaattttgtccaaaaattaaaaaaaataatataaaaaaaacttGTAAATTCTGTTTAAAAAGAATCAaattttatttgaaaaatgaaaagttaTATGAACAAgaattaagaaatatattggAAAATTTTGTCTATTACtacattcttttttttttgatttttaaaaaaaagcaaaaatgtatatcaattttttcaatgaaattaaatgtatccataaaattaaaaaatattttaaaacttTTATATGACCTTAATATAatcacaaaatataataacaaccataatattaattgtattaatttgtgttctttaaaaaaaaaaaaaaaatatagaaaaaagataaaatatggtgatatatataataataatccttcttatcatataatatttcagaGAAATGCtcatgaaaataataaaaatggaaaaatattatcatcatcattaaatattgaacataataatattatagaaataaaaaaagaacaaattatattaaatgatcaagtaaaaaaatataatcaaaatatagatacatgtcataaaaatgatgaacaGCACAACAAAAATGATTGCATGTGTGAACAAATAAATTGCTTTCCTATAAATCCTAATGAAAATTatgatcataatatatatactattaaaagaaatcattataaaaacagaaaatattttaatcaCAGAGTTGCAGAGAACATACAAAAAATGTCTCATCAATTTTGTTTATCCTTTTTTGAAGTTCTATCCATGTTTTCTAAAATATTGATACCTCAAAGGATACATTTAATACAAGAACCCATAAtagaaatttatttaaaaaggttgaagaaaaaaaggaaactcagaaaaatacaaaaacatgttctaaaaaataatatattacattattatatgatattaaaaaaacaaaaagaaaaatatacaaatcaatattataaatgtacaaaaaataatatatgtcaTAATAACAAATCGGTAgctaataaattaatatataatacaaataaaactACCTATTCTTCTATTCAtcagaaaatattttttcaaaaattaataaatatattaaataaaaaagagaaagaaTTATTTAGTCATCAAATAAATGAGCAACATTCTACTCTTCAAAATGAATCACAAATTGTGAAGAAAGAAATTATTCCTTCAACACATGATGATATATcatcaataaaaaaaacaaaaacaaaaacaaataagaaaaagaaaagggaaaaggaaaaggaaaaCAACCCTGttagtaatataaataattcaaatattaataaacaaATCAAACCAAATGATATACACAATAAAGagacatataataataaattaaaaaccaataataatttatataccaCTCCTTTTTATCTTCCAAAaaatcaatatataaaaaccccaatttattgttttagaaaatatatattttcacataaaaattatatgaacattttagatttttataatacatatatcacACCCTATGAATTCATCacattctttttaaaattcgttcaaaaaattaaaaagaagaagaaaatacaaGCACCATACAATGATGtgcttttcttttttatatttcatgtTTTGATTTATAAATCCTTCCAGTTggttaaaaaaaaggaaaaaaaaaaaaaaaaaaaatatatgtgatgttaatcattaaaaataaagtttAATATAAGAatctacataaaaaaataaaaataagaaatatttttctaaagtgtatcatttatataatatcataaaaaaattaaaatagtAATATAGTAAGatgtaaatgtatatatgtaattatatgCATGAACAACTAGCCATTCcgttaacaaaaaaaaaaaaaaaaaaaaaaaaaataataaaaaaaaaaaaaaataataaaaaaaaaaaaaaataataaaaaaaaaaaaaaaataaataaataaataaataaataaataaacctGACTTGTAcatgtaaaataaatataaaaatgcacacacacaaaaaaaaaaaaaaaattaaactatataaatatatgcacataaataaataaataaatacatacatacatacatatatatatatatatatatatatatatttttatatttatatatttatattcttctaCATGTTAATATAATCAACACATAATgacaaaaataattatgcTATAAGATTCATTCTTCCTTTTTCCTTTTGGTATCATTTTTAACAAGTGGTGGTATAATATTAGTAAAAAATATCGTTCTACacaatttaattaaattatttaatccAGAAACAATGTCCATATTAagttttgtattatttaaagGGTAGTGCTTCAAATTGGAGTCCTGTTGTAAAGAATAAGTAAAATCAATCCATTTAATATCACACGATGATGGTttgtttttatcatatattattaataatgacgTTGAACAAAAAGAATATGAACATTGTTGTTCTaaccatatttttaaatttaataattgtGGTAAAATTAAGTGTacgatttttttaaaaaaaattgataatagatatataacTTGATCTTCACGTAAAGTCAAACCAAGGTgtctattaatttttaattttttggttACATGATCATAACAatcttttatttctattttgtttaattctgaatattttttcaatgtATTGGTTTGAGTATTtcctatattattttttgcgAATAGACAATTATCCTGTACAAATTTTGAATACTGTATTTTTACTTGATCATCATTTAATAGGTctgaataatttatatgttgtATTAATGTACATATTCTAAATCCTAAATATCTTTGTGTTGATTTTAAAGCTGTAACATATTGCCTCCATGATTTTAATAAGGCATAAatatccttattattatatttatggaaACATGTTGGTAAATTTAAATCTTTTGAACATAAATCTATAATATGTTGATCACTCATATTGGTCGTTGTAAATTTCTttcttatttcttttttcattttggaCCATTTATCTacataatattcttttaaattcGAATTTACAGAATGACTATCCTTTAACAAATCTTTATTAAATGAGAGATCATTATCAATGATTGTATTATAACCAAGTTTTAAATCTATTATTTGTTGATTATAAGCTTTAATATTATGGCAAACTTTTTCTAACTTAAGAGAGgaatgaatatatacatcatgattatttttacatttatcaTTGTACACTTTCCATATTTCCTGATCCTTATTTGATatgcatttatttttatcattataatttttgttcAAAGAATGAATATCTTCAtaagtataattttttgttcgACTATTTTTTTCAAGTTTCATAAATTCTTTTTCATGTTGacaatttgtattatttgttatttgGTTCATTGGTTCTATAtttgtacattttttaatatttacatcttcatttacatttattttatgtttttcattttgtgtaCATTTAATTACTTTAACCAAATCAAAACATTGAggaattaatttatatttaagaaGAAGAGATAATATGAACTTTTCATAAATTCGACATGGACAACTTTTAAATGTAGtcattgttttattattacatgatGAAAATTCATTACAGTTTTTACAATcgtttgtttttatatcataaatataattatttgcatttaacatattatgaataatatttatgtgttttttttctgatatatataattttttttcaggTTCACACAAAAttgtatgataataatttttttcaaatgttAATTCTTTAACATGTTCATATGTATTACATACATTTAAATCAACATTGGATGGATTGTTAACTTTATTATGTACTATGGGTATATTACTTTTCTTATTTAATATGGAGAAACATATATCTTTCCCGTTGTTATCTtctatacattttttttgtgtttcaAGAAAaaggttatatatattatccatTCTAAAAAGTATATCTGTATATTCATACAAATTGGAATAATTACAATTACTATattgattattatgattattattatgattattatatttattattatgattattatatttattattattatcattatttttattattatcatcattatttttatttttattttcatccaTTTCAACATCCCCTAAAAGTGTTTTTATTTCaccctttttatatatatcattgtATGCCTCATTA harbors:
- a CDS encoding inositol polyphosphate multikinase, putative is translated as MDEKNNPEDEKKRNYDKDKKNEEINEKYNENLDINIINSYNNETHIIEKEENDNKHENIIKYYNIRNVPREQNNYYIDKTIKLNNKCNDIITNNVDVSEFFYKNETSNVNLNELCFSTNTKKNDNINNNDCCYNYTTGNNNSSSVDTNNKNYCKQNCNILLNISKDNINEKYDMNKNQYISLVKQEKQENKNNYENTQNDFEFLYNMDNIKLTGTSVILTNENSKYIYKLIPFFKNGEAQFYVRVNEAYNDIYKKGEIKTLLGDVEMDENKNKNNDDNNKNNDNNNKYNNHNNKYNNHNNNHNNQYSNCNYSNLYEYTDILFRMDNIYNLFLETQKKCIEDNNGKDICFSILNKKSNIPIVHNKVNNPSNVDLNVCNTYEHVKELTFEKNYYHTILCEPEKKLYISEKKHINIIHNMLNANNYIYDIKTNDCKNCNEFSSCNNKTMTTFKSCPCRIYEKFILSLLLKYKLIPQCFDLVKVIKCTQNEKHKINVNEDVNIKKCTNIEPMNQITNNTNCQHEKEFMKLEKNSRTKNYTYEDIHSLNKNYNDKNKCISNKDQEIWKVYNDKCKNNHDVYIHSSLKLEKVCHNIKAYNQQIIDLKLGYNTIIDNDLSFNKDLLKDSHSVNSNLKEYYVDKWSKMKKEIRKKFTTTNMSDQHIIDLCSKDLNLPTCFHKYNNKDIYALLKSWRQYVTALKSTQRYLGFRICTLIQHINYSDLLNDDQVKIQYSKFVQDNCLFAKNNIGNTQTNTLKKYSELNKIEIKDCYDHVTKKLKINRHLGLTLREDQVIYLLSIFFKKIVHLILPQLLNLKIWLEQQCSYSFCSTSLLIIYDKNKPSSCDIKWIDFTYSLQQDSNLKHYPLNNTKLNMDIVSGLNNLIKLCRTIFFTNIIPPLVKNDTKRKKEE
- a CDS encoding MORN repeat protein, putative: MYKPNSTNNTTLSLLLYNDIIQYWIWFFLKDEKENKNDSVHLTSQQSLDLHNVKLYNNTFCGLAKFDNYSCPYFYPNIRIRNNNKKEYSGIFTKRELTGYGQIQSKHFIYKGYIYRGKKNKVGKNIFRNKNNSKLIYKGSWKNNKRHGYGKIKLYNNNNNNDHNDHNDHNNDNNYNNYNNNYYYYKKKKKIYLYKGYFKNNQRYFYGIQYYKDGSYYVGFWKKNKKWGYGKMTWIQKKKSQINYSNSDDKKIKDIQNNEMSYINNKVYSIKNEDNTLYNKKRCSFFVHSIYVGQWKNDKEEGYGKFFWFKKRKKDINKNRIEPFDENINTYDYKDDTYRNNNSIYHNGSYDSYEGYWKKGKRFGYGIFNYYNGKKYIGIWKNNKKHGYGYLINVNNIINLCFYKQNKLIYEFAINKIYELNNLYTNTLCNVINLSYFKNYYNIKNKKLENLYKIIYENFSFLIHIYNFYKIKNTMNINSNTYNQYIKKKRYSKNNKVYHNSFTLLNLWNMFYKSHIFDVQFSRHSLNNLVIDQLSGVDEGRENYFFQQNEDATENFCFLFNEKDFIKKLFTSFDYLPNISTNKNEHEGEHKGEHKNEHKGEHKGEHKGEHKGEHKGEHKGEQKNEQKNEHKGEQKNEQKNEHKGEQKNERGSKRLIHKDNISIMNTPNNFIIHNNTSQKSITYDTYNHKTDLCSCNNKIQNIYSRNYLSCLYQYFIFNMDLCLLKDCTNFYIYHFKHSFYKQANYILLKNILFFIVKYNNVQKENIHFLYYVLCSMLITTIPLLYPFMDILCKYEKNKKKFKDNNIYKFLYLHMYYRQYDSNNNNNNNNNNAQFMLYMKKITDYLFLRKYFIHDEKRIITFHSFILTLVHIDIRIGYHKMCEHKSLYYLIQFLKEHVPWGKYKENDKQDIIQQIKTKKYFDSYTYRYIKKINNNNNNNNNKNNKTSYHYKEKEIDGITYIINVKKKKNNKNKRNIIKKKNPTKFVKNNKINNIPMWNHFFPIYYHNTILYKFCPKIKKNNIKKTCKFCLKRIKFYLKNEKLYEQELRNILENFVYYYILFFLIFKKKQKCISIFSMKLNVSIKLKNILKLLYDLNIITKYNNNHNINCINLCSLKKKKKYRKKIKYGDIYNNNPSYHIIFQRNAHENNKNGKILSSSLNIEHNNIIEIKKEQIILNDQVKKYNQNIDTCHKNDEQHNKNDCMCEQINCFPINPNENYDHNIYTIKRNHYKNRKYFNHRVAENIQKMSHQFCLSFFEVLSMFSKILIPQRIHLIQEPIIEIYLKRLKKKRKLRKIQKHVLKNNILHYYMILKKQKEKYTNQYYKCTKNNICHNNKSVANKLIYNTNKTTYSSIHQKIFFQKLINILNKKEKELFSHQINEQHSTLQNESQIVKKEIIPSTHDDISSIKKTKTKTNKKKKREKEKENNPVSNINNSNINKQIKPNDIHNKETYNNKLKTNNNLYTTPFYLPKNQYIKTPIYCFRKYIFSHKNYMNILDFYNTYITPYEFITFFLKFVQKIKKKKKIQAPYNDVLFFFIFHVLIYKSFQLVKKKEKKKKKKYM